A genomic region of Mesobacillus jeotgali contains the following coding sequences:
- a CDS encoding DUF2161 domain-containing phosphodiesterase has protein sequence MTKIYEADLYEPLRKHFIKQGYRVNGEVHDCDLTAVKDEELIIVELKLNLNIDLLLQATRRQRLTDLVYIAIPKPKRISRKRWNDIIQLVKRLELGLIIVSFSGNRKSVEIKVHPEPYKRMTSKNTRKKTALIKEIEGRSADYNIGGSNKTKIMTAYKENCIQIACYLEKLGQMSPKALVALGTGDKTPLILQKNYYKWFERVERGIYVITEQGKKELEEYPKLVEYYLGGLKTED, from the coding sequence ATGACGAAAATTTACGAAGCCGATTTATATGAGCCACTCCGAAAGCATTTTATAAAACAAGGGTATCGTGTTAATGGCGAGGTACACGATTGCGATTTAACGGCTGTCAAGGATGAGGAACTCATAATCGTCGAATTAAAACTGAATCTGAATATTGACCTTTTGCTTCAGGCAACGAGAAGGCAGCGCCTGACTGATCTCGTATATATCGCAATTCCGAAACCAAAGCGGATATCAAGGAAACGCTGGAATGATATCATCCAATTAGTAAAAAGGCTGGAATTGGGACTAATAATAGTATCATTTTCTGGTAATCGGAAAAGTGTCGAAATCAAGGTTCACCCGGAACCATATAAGCGCATGACAAGCAAAAATACGAGGAAGAAAACAGCATTGATTAAAGAAATAGAAGGAAGAAGCGCTGATTACAATATCGGCGGCAGCAACAAAACCAAGATCATGACTGCCTACAAAGAAAATTGCATCCAAATCGCCTGTTACCTTGAGAAACTCGGACAAATGTCACCGAAAGCGCTCGTTGCTCTCGGAACAGGAGATAAAACGCCCTTGATCCTACAGAAAAACTATTACAAATGGTTTGAAAGAGTGGAGAGAGGCATTTATGTCATCACAGAACAAGGAAAGAAAGAGCTTGAAGAATATCCTAAGCTCGTGGAATATTATTTAGGCGGGCTGAAAACGGAAGATTGA
- a CDS encoding TetR/AcrR family transcriptional regulator → MNDRKRQVIEKAHQLFIEKGFQATSIQDILEYSGISKGTFYNYFSSKNQLLMDIFRTTFKKIEIDRNGLLIGYDPADPEIFISQIELQMTANRENKIVPLFEEVFFSGDKELKQFIEVGQMKILRWFSDRLGDITEEICQPYLLDASIMLNGILLQNIRFHRKANGEAASIRPVVRYSVTRILNMLDELALSGEQLVPPEIMDHWLPVAKTEELDWRIKFLSVISRMKKMDCNNTDNLKKLNFIEEEILRSSSPRKFLIDSVLLSLSTANKNELDELKALIDENLLEKA, encoded by the coding sequence ATGAACGACAGAAAACGCCAGGTTATTGAAAAAGCACATCAGCTTTTCATAGAAAAAGGATTCCAGGCCACCTCTATACAAGATATCCTCGAATACAGCGGAATATCAAAAGGAACATTCTATAATTATTTTTCTTCCAAAAATCAACTGCTCATGGATATTTTCAGAACAACCTTCAAGAAGATAGAGATTGACCGAAACGGATTGCTGATTGGTTACGATCCTGCTGACCCGGAAATCTTTATAAGCCAAATCGAATTACAAATGACCGCAAACCGGGAAAATAAGATCGTTCCGCTTTTTGAAGAAGTTTTTTTCTCAGGAGATAAAGAGCTGAAACAGTTTATCGAAGTAGGGCAAATGAAGATATTGCGGTGGTTTTCCGATCGTCTTGGGGATATAACTGAGGAAATATGCCAGCCTTACCTTCTCGATGCTTCCATTATGCTTAATGGCATCCTGCTCCAGAACATCAGGTTTCATAGAAAAGCGAATGGTGAGGCAGCGAGTATCCGTCCTGTTGTTCGGTATAGTGTCACTCGAATTTTGAATATGCTTGATGAGCTCGCCCTATCTGGAGAACAATTAGTCCCACCTGAAATAATGGATCATTGGCTTCCCGTTGCTAAAACTGAGGAGCTTGACTGGAGGATCAAATTTCTTTCCGTCATTTCCCGTATGAAAAAAATGGACTGCAATAACACTGATAATCTTAAAAAACTTAATTTCATCGAAGAAGAAATTCTTCGTTCTTCAAGCCCAAGAAAATTCCTGATTGACAGTGTACTATTATCATTGTCCACGGCCAATAAAAATGAGCTTGATGAATTAAAAGCACTGATCGACGAGAATTTACTCGAGAAGGCATAA
- a CDS encoding DHA2 family efflux MFS transporter permease subunit produces MEQNMQTPDKPPYGILAVLIVGAFIAFLNNTLLNIALPSIMTDLKVEATTVQWLTTGFMLVSGIMIPLSAYLIQKYSVRNLFLTAMGLFTLGTVLSGAAHVFPLLLAGRMIQASGTAIMMPLLMNVMLISFPIEKRGTAMGVFGLVLMFAPAIGPTLSGWLIEHYDWRMLFHFVTPIAATVLLLGFFLLKDKKEKVHMRLDFISLSLSSVGFGGLLYGFSSAGSKGWDSPHVYLTLTIGAVSLIGFILRQLRQDNPMLNFRIYKYPMFALSSVISMIVTMAMFSGMLLLPIYVQTIRGISPLDAGLMLLPGAIAMAIMSPITGRLFDKFGGRAMAVIGLIITLVTSYYFSKLSMETTYTQLIILYTVRMFGMSMVNMPVNTNGLNQLPARYYPHGTAMNNTMQQVSGAIGTALLVTVMSMRAETYGKELAASALKEAAAAGKAVTPAVQAEMEQQIAMQAMLHGINDAFYVTVFLSFIALVLAFFIKRATQAEDTIGKKAPATQHSHKLVNN; encoded by the coding sequence ATGGAACAAAATATGCAAACACCTGACAAACCGCCCTATGGAATATTGGCGGTATTAATTGTTGGAGCTTTTATTGCATTTTTAAATAATACATTGCTTAATATAGCTTTACCTTCCATAATGACTGACTTGAAGGTCGAGGCAACGACAGTACAGTGGCTGACAACTGGTTTCATGCTTGTCAGTGGTATAATGATTCCTCTCAGTGCGTATTTGATCCAAAAGTATTCTGTACGGAATTTATTTTTGACGGCGATGGGTTTATTCACATTGGGTACGGTCTTATCTGGAGCAGCACATGTGTTTCCGCTTTTATTAGCAGGGCGGATGATCCAGGCATCCGGTACAGCGATCATGATGCCACTATTGATGAATGTCATGCTTATAAGCTTCCCGATTGAAAAGCGTGGCACCGCAATGGGTGTATTCGGATTGGTGCTTATGTTCGCACCAGCAATAGGTCCGACACTTTCAGGCTGGCTAATTGAGCATTACGACTGGAGAATGCTTTTCCATTTTGTAACGCCAATCGCAGCCACGGTCTTGTTACTCGGGTTCTTCCTGTTAAAAGATAAAAAAGAGAAAGTGCATATGCGTCTGGACTTTATTTCATTATCACTATCGAGCGTTGGATTTGGCGGGCTACTGTACGGCTTCAGCTCTGCCGGTTCGAAGGGATGGGACAGTCCACATGTTTATCTAACATTAACGATCGGTGCAGTTTCACTTATCGGCTTTATCCTTCGTCAATTACGCCAGGATAATCCGATGCTTAACTTCCGGATCTATAAGTATCCAATGTTTGCATTATCATCAGTGATTTCGATGATTGTCACAATGGCGATGTTCTCTGGAATGCTTTTGCTGCCTATCTATGTGCAAACAATCCGGGGGATTTCTCCACTGGATGCAGGCTTGATGCTGCTGCCAGGCGCGATTGCCATGGCAATTATGTCACCGATTACCGGAAGATTATTTGATAAATTTGGCGGTCGTGCAATGGCGGTCATTGGCCTGATCATCACGCTTGTGACGAGCTACTATTTCAGCAAGCTTTCTATGGAAACAACTTATACTCAGCTAATCATCCTTTATACGGTTCGCATGTTCGGTATGTCGATGGTTAATATGCCTGTTAACACTAACGGCCTTAACCAATTGCCTGCTCGTTATTATCCGCACGGCACAGCAATGAACAATACAATGCAACAGGTTTCAGGTGCAATTGGAACAGCATTGCTGGTGACGGTTATGTCTATGCGGGCAGAAACCTATGGAAAAGAATTAGCTGCCTCAGCACTCAAAGAGGCTGCTGCTGCAGGTAAAGCTGTTACACCTGCTGTTCAAGCTGAAATGGAACAGCAGATAGCAATGCAAGCTATGCTTCACGGAATCAATGATGCTTTTTATGTGACAGTATTTCTTTCCTTCATCGCTTTAGTGCTCGCATTCTTTATCAAAAGGGCAACACAGGCAGAAGACACTATTGGAAAAAAAGCTCCAGCAACCCAACATTCTCATAAATTGGTTAATAACTAA
- a CDS encoding nuclear transport factor 2 family protein — MERISEMLAQKQLDAYNKQDLEAFLSVYSEDVVIMEFPSNEVTTRGIDEMRTRYGKLFKQHQNNHAELLGRMVHGNRVVDHELVTGRENSDPKKAVAIYETKGEKIVKVWFL; from the coding sequence ATGGAGAGAATCTCAGAAATGCTCGCGCAAAAACAGCTCGACGCTTATAATAAACAAGATTTAGAAGCGTTTTTGTCAGTGTATAGTGAAGATGTAGTAATCATGGAATTTCCCAGCAACGAGGTGACCACCAGAGGTATAGATGAAATGCGTACCAGATATGGCAAGCTTTTTAAACAGCATCAAAATAACCATGCGGAACTTTTGGGCAGGATGGTTCATGGTAACAGGGTTGTTGATCATGAGCTCGTTACTGGCAGGGAAAATTCCGATCCAAAAAAAGCGGTTGCCATTTATGAAACGAAAGGCGAAAAGATCGTGAAAGTTTGGTTCTTATAA
- a CDS encoding DUF3231 family protein, translating into MTQHENIQLTSAELAALHQNYLGDTMSVCVLGHFLETVVDQEIKTVVEHALEIALQHVEDIKEIFNKENIPVPIGFTVQDVNKHAPRLFSDPFYLSYIKHMARGGLSIYGFIQPHAFRSDVLSFYSKCLHSAIELNNIATDLLQKKGLAVRPAYIPYPEKNEFVQKQSFLSGFMGDKRPLTGMEITHLYANIQTNKLGEALAICFSQVAQSNKVRKYFLRGKEISEKHINVFSGYLRDENLPVPMTWNHEVSISQEAPFSDKLMMFHFGLMNFSGSGNYGMSVAASQRKDIAAIYGRLNGEILLYAEDGANIMIDEGWLEQPPLAADRNDLAKK; encoded by the coding sequence ATGACGCAACACGAAAACATCCAGTTGACATCAGCTGAATTAGCGGCGCTCCACCAAAATTACCTTGGAGATACAATGTCCGTCTGTGTACTTGGGCATTTTCTTGAGACAGTCGTGGACCAAGAGATCAAAACAGTGGTGGAGCATGCACTGGAAATAGCATTACAACATGTAGAAGACATCAAAGAAATATTTAACAAGGAAAATATTCCTGTACCCATCGGTTTTACGGTACAGGATGTAAACAAACATGCACCAAGGTTATTTTCAGATCCATTCTACTTAAGTTACATCAAGCATATGGCAAGAGGTGGACTGTCTATCTATGGATTCATTCAGCCCCACGCGTTCAGGAGTGATGTTTTATCTTTTTACTCGAAATGTTTGCATTCAGCAATTGAGTTGAATAATATAGCCACAGATTTGTTGCAAAAGAAAGGGTTAGCAGTCCGGCCCGCTTATATCCCTTATCCTGAAAAAAATGAGTTCGTTCAAAAACAATCCTTTTTATCAGGTTTTATGGGTGATAAACGGCCATTGACAGGGATGGAGATTACTCATCTGTACGCAAATATACAAACAAATAAATTAGGGGAAGCACTTGCAATTTGTTTTAGCCAGGTTGCCCAATCCAATAAGGTAAGAAAGTATTTTCTAAGGGGCAAAGAAATATCGGAAAAACACATCAATGTTTTTTCTGGATATCTGCGCGATGAGAATCTTCCTGTACCAATGACTTGGAATCATGAGGTATCAATATCCCAGGAAGCACCTTTCTCTGATAAATTAATGATGTTCCATTTTGGCCTAATGAATTTTTCTGGCAGCGGCAACTACGGAATGTCGGTGGCGGCCAGTCAAAGAAAGGATATTGCTGCAATCTATGGCCGTTTAAACGGAGAAATTTTACTATATGCTGAGGATGGTGCAAACATCATGATTGATGAAGGGTGGTTAGAACAGCCCCCACTAGCAGCAGACCGCAATGACTTGGCAAAAAAATAG
- a CDS encoding GDSL-type esterase/lipase family protein has translation MKIIKILLLSSLLAVLSFSAWIYYPQYQINKIKQETAPSVEKTNKLTYIDYYRTIPDSTINHLALGDSIIRGYHIPEEDNFISQFSTQLGVETGKQVISQNEGVIGITSERLNLLVQDGAYDEAIKEADLITVNVGGNDILKAVKKSDIYSALKSFESLQEGFSRNLAEITSKIGELNPSATIVLLELYNPMPADHQFYSLADKLLPKWNLMIYEAAKGTSSSVVVQTTNVINSDNLEFLASDGVHPNPSGNTAISSQMLQQFQQQHKADAVLANRQN, from the coding sequence ATGAAAATCATAAAAATTCTACTGCTTTCGTCACTGCTTGCCGTTCTGTCATTTTCAGCATGGATTTACTATCCCCAATACCAAATCAATAAAATCAAGCAGGAAACTGCGCCTTCTGTTGAAAAAACCAATAAGCTTACTTATATAGATTACTACAGAACAATTCCGGACAGTACCATTAACCATCTCGCACTCGGTGATTCAATCATACGTGGTTACCATATTCCAGAGGAAGACAATTTCATCAGTCAATTTTCCACCCAACTCGGTGTGGAAACTGGCAAACAAGTTATTTCACAAAACGAAGGAGTAATCGGGATAACAAGTGAGAGGTTAAATTTGCTAGTTCAGGATGGAGCGTATGACGAAGCGATCAAGGAGGCCGACCTTATAACAGTTAACGTCGGTGGCAATGACATTCTTAAAGCAGTCAAAAAAAGCGATATCTATAGTGCGCTAAAATCCTTTGAAAGTCTGCAAGAAGGATTTTCACGAAACCTTGCAGAGATCACTTCAAAAATTGGTGAGTTGAATCCTTCAGCCACTATCGTCCTTCTTGAGCTTTATAACCCGATGCCAGCTGATCATCAATTTTACTCTCTTGCGGATAAACTTCTTCCAAAGTGGAATTTAATGATTTACGAAGCTGCAAAAGGTACATCGTCTTCCGTAGTGGTACAAACTACGAATGTCATCAACAGCGATAATTTAGAATTCCTGGCTAGTGATGGAGTGCACCCAAACCCGTCTGGCAATACAGCGATATCAAGTCAGATGCTTCAGCAATTCCAACAACAGCATAAAGCGGATGCCGTCCTGGCAAACCGCCAAAATTAA
- a CDS encoding MATE family efflux transporter — MYQTFSTKEKIKQIFVMLIPILITQLGMFSMVFFNTIMSGKYNSSDLAGVAIGSSIWSPVFTGLSGILLAVSPIAAQRFGEKKGKEVSSILTHGIYLALIIAILVIILGIFLLNPILTAMNLPESVHETAFRYLAGLGFGIIPLFIFNVLRSFIYALGKTRVVMYILLMSLPINFFLNYVLIFGHWGFPELGGAGAGYATSITYYLIAGMTAAVIIKQKPFSDFVGLIYFKEFSGEKVKEILKIGVPMGLSIFFETSMFAVVTILISKFNITTIAAYQSALNIVSFLYMIPMSISMAQTVLVGFEVGAGRYNDAKAYSWMGIYLGAIIAVGAGLLVVLFRYEVAGFYSNEPAVIALTGQFLIYALFFMISDAIQATALAALRGYKDVNISFIITLIAYWLICLPVGYLLAHNTGLGASGYWVGLTIGLLAAGISLSLRLIFIQKRRYNGNLAEVV, encoded by the coding sequence ATGTACCAGACTTTTTCGACAAAGGAAAAAATAAAACAGATTTTTGTCATGCTGATCCCTATCTTGATTACACAACTAGGGATGTTTTCAATGGTCTTTTTCAATACCATCATGTCAGGAAAATATAATTCTTCAGACCTTGCTGGTGTAGCCATCGGTTCATCGATTTGGAGCCCGGTCTTCACCGGACTCAGCGGGATACTCCTTGCTGTTTCACCAATTGCAGCCCAGCGATTTGGTGAAAAGAAGGGAAAAGAAGTATCATCTATTCTCACACATGGTATTTATTTAGCATTGATCATTGCAATACTTGTCATCATTTTAGGAATTTTTCTGCTCAATCCAATTTTAACGGCAATGAACCTGCCTGAGAGTGTACATGAAACGGCGTTCCGCTACCTGGCTGGATTAGGTTTTGGAATTATCCCATTGTTTATTTTTAACGTATTAAGATCATTCATATACGCACTCGGAAAAACTAGAGTGGTTATGTATATCCTCTTAATGTCGTTACCAATCAACTTTTTCTTGAACTATGTCCTGATTTTCGGTCATTGGGGTTTTCCTGAATTAGGGGGAGCAGGAGCTGGTTATGCAACGTCGATTACTTATTATCTAATTGCGGGCATGACAGCTGCTGTCATCATTAAGCAAAAGCCATTCTCGGATTTTGTCGGTTTAATATACTTCAAGGAATTTTCCGGTGAGAAAGTGAAGGAAATTCTCAAAATCGGTGTCCCTATGGGTTTATCGATCTTTTTTGAAACAAGCATGTTTGCTGTCGTCACGATTTTAATCAGTAAATTCAATATCACGACGATTGCTGCCTATCAATCAGCTTTAAATATAGTATCCTTCCTATATATGATTCCGATGAGCATCTCGATGGCGCAAACTGTTTTGGTCGGCTTTGAAGTTGGTGCCGGCCGTTATAATGATGCCAAAGCCTACAGCTGGATGGGAATTTATCTTGGTGCCATTATTGCAGTTGGAGCCGGATTGCTAGTCGTGCTCTTCCGTTATGAGGTGGCAGGATTTTATTCTAATGAACCAGCAGTAATCGCTTTAACCGGACAATTTTTGATATATGCCTTGTTTTTCATGATATCCGACGCAATCCAGGCCACTGCCCTCGCAGCATTGCGCGGTTATAAAGACGTGAATATATCCTTTATTATTACTTTGATCGCCTACTGGCTCATCTGCCTGCCGGTCGGCTACCTGCTGGCCCATAATACCGGACTTGGAGCTTCGGGATATTGGGTAGGGCTGACCATCGGTTTGCTTGCAGCAGGAATATCCTTATCACTAAGATTGATATTTATCCAAAAACGTCGTTATAACGGTAACTTGGCAGAGGTTGTATAA
- a CDS encoding DUF1572 family protein → MSYLKLATEDFKNIKNQAERAMEQLNLDQLHFSPSEESNSIAIIAKHMSGNLKSRFSDFLTSDGEKPDRNRDGEFEGTFAALEDLLTHWNSGWTVLFQTLAQLTEKDLEQTVLIRNEPHTAIEAIQRQIVHQASHAGQIVYLAKMIKNEEWNTLSIPKGQSQQFNKKMMEISKKEGT, encoded by the coding sequence ATGAGTTATTTAAAGTTGGCTACTGAAGATTTCAAAAACATTAAAAATCAGGCAGAGAGAGCAATGGAGCAATTGAATCTGGATCAACTTCATTTTTCTCCAAGTGAAGAATCCAACAGTATCGCCATAATCGCAAAGCATATGAGCGGGAATCTTAAATCTAGATTCAGTGACTTTTTGACCTCTGATGGTGAAAAACCGGACCGCAATAGAGATGGAGAATTTGAGGGAACATTTGCCGCGTTGGAGGACTTGCTAACTCATTGGAATTCTGGCTGGACTGTGCTTTTTCAGACGCTTGCACAGTTAACGGAAAAGGACTTGGAACAAACAGTCTTAATTAGAAACGAACCGCACACTGCGATTGAAGCCATCCAGCGCCAAATTGTCCATCAAGCATCACATGCCGGCCAGATTGTCTATCTAGCGAAGATGATTAAAAATGAGGAATGGAATACACTCAGTATCCCAAAGGGTCAGTCCCAGCAATTCAACAAAAAAATGATGGAGATTTCAAAAAAAGAAGGGACCTGA
- a CDS encoding DUF4395 domain-containing protein, with protein sequence MTNEIHSIPRPLVRTNQWFIVLSVLSTWLTGIEWILTLPLFAGVSGLLFGFNPVMRIARRLLRKQPSDYIPEDWEQQQFNQKIAVVCLAGGIISYASGLTTLGHILTTMVALAAFIAILGFCIGCFIRFHLSKYKHKKHATNS encoded by the coding sequence ATGACTAATGAGATTCACTCAATTCCTCGGCCCCTGGTTAGAACAAATCAGTGGTTCATTGTCTTAAGTGTTTTGAGTACCTGGTTAACAGGTATTGAATGGATCTTGACTTTGCCACTGTTCGCAGGAGTTTCAGGACTGCTGTTCGGATTCAATCCGGTAATGCGAATAGCAAGACGTTTACTGCGTAAACAACCGTCAGATTATATTCCGGAAGACTGGGAACAACAGCAGTTCAATCAAAAAATCGCTGTTGTCTGCTTAGCAGGCGGAATCATTTCCTATGCAAGCGGCTTAACAACATTAGGACATATATTAACTACGATGGTAGCGTTGGCCGCATTTATTGCAATTCTGGGATTTTGCATAGGCTGCTTCATTCGTTTTCATTTATCTAAGTATAAGCATAAGAAGCATGCAACTAACTCTTAA
- a CDS encoding VanW family protein has protein sequence MGRNLKVICFLFFTAFIGLAGCSQPIAEKAEKENKVIEQYDKAGSEDVEKEKEADEQEEKEAQPIVVNVIEPTTQEVIRSLTPVEMGYGSDNEKFKAELEQWAHELARGNDTKPGYDKRMIPDKLGPDGRVIKGSPLIILEEAELVESIIHASEKGGDVELPLYITASGYELNDAAQLGEVIVGKYTTYFNAGVAGRTKNIELSAEAINNVILGVGDVFSFNTTVGPSDEAHGYQPAEEIVNKKLVMGIGGGICQTSSTLYNAVDVLGVGYVEKHHHSLSVGYVPEGRDATVSYGGKDFRFENTTGVPLLLKAIVGKGSLTVEVRTSKEYEAQMKKGI, from the coding sequence ATGGGAAGAAATTTAAAGGTCATTTGTTTTTTGTTTTTTACGGCATTCATTGGATTAGCTGGCTGTTCACAACCAATTGCAGAGAAAGCAGAAAAGGAAAATAAGGTTATTGAACAGTATGACAAGGCAGGAAGTGAAGATGTGGAAAAAGAAAAGGAGGCAGATGAACAAGAAGAAAAAGAGGCTCAACCAATAGTAGTGAATGTAATTGAGCCAACCACTCAAGAAGTGATCAGGTCACTTACACCGGTTGAAATGGGTTACGGAAGTGATAATGAGAAGTTTAAAGCTGAATTGGAACAATGGGCTCATGAATTGGCTCGAGGAAATGATACGAAACCCGGTTACGATAAACGGATGATTCCGGATAAACTTGGTCCCGATGGCCGGGTGATAAAAGGGAGCCCTTTAATTATTTTGGAGGAAGCGGAGCTGGTTGAAAGCATCATCCATGCTTCAGAAAAAGGGGGGGACGTAGAGCTCCCGCTTTATATAACAGCAAGCGGATATGAACTCAATGATGCTGCACAGCTCGGCGAGGTTATTGTAGGAAAGTATACAACCTATTTTAATGCTGGGGTTGCGGGCAGAACAAAGAATATTGAGTTGTCAGCGGAAGCAATCAACAATGTCATCCTGGGAGTAGGGGATGTGTTTTCCTTTAATACAACTGTCGGGCCGAGTGATGAAGCCCATGGATATCAGCCTGCTGAGGAAATCGTCAACAAAAAGCTGGTCATGGGGATAGGAGGCGGCATCTGCCAGACTTCTTCTACATTATATAATGCTGTTGATGTTCTTGGTGTTGGTTATGTGGAGAAACATCATCATTCCCTTTCTGTAGGCTATGTTCCTGAAGGAAGGGACGCAACGGTTTCCTATGGAGGCAAGGATTTCAGGTTCGAAAACACAACAGGCGTACCACTTTTACTAAAAGCAATAGTAGGAAAAGGTTCTTTGACCGTAGAAGTGAGGACATCGAAGGAATACGAAGCACAAATGAAAAAAGGCATTTAA